In Mycobacterium sp. 050128, the genomic window CGTATTCACCGGTCGGGTTGCGTCGGTACATCGAATAGAACGTGGCCACCGAGAGGACCTCGACGCTGGTCAAATCTATTTGACCGGCACAGAATTCGATGCCCGCGGGGGTGAGGTAGCCGTCTTCGGCCTGAACCAGGTGCAGCAACGGAAGCAACGCCGAGCGCCTGTGTGGATAGCGTTTGCTGATCTCGAGCGCTTCGGCCTCGAGGCGGGTTTGTGTCTCGAGTGGATAGGAGTCGGGCCCGTCGAGGTGTTGTGGCTCTTGGTGTTTGGATCCCAGCTGCAGGTATACGGTCATCGGTCGACCCCGCCCATCACTGGGTCAATGGAGGCCAGCGCGGCGATGGCGTCGGCTACCATGCCGCCCTCGCACACAGCTCCCACCGCCTGCAGGTTGGTGAAGGAGGGATCGCGGTAATGCACCCGGTAGGGCCGAGTGCCGCCGTCGCTGACCATGTGCACGCCCAGCTCGCCGCGCGGTGATTCCACCGCCGTGTAGACTTGGCCGGCCGGAACCCGGATGCCCTCGGTCACCAGCTTGAAGTGGTGGATCAACGCCTCCATCGAGCCGCCCATGATCTTGGCGATGTGCTCCGGCGAATTACCCATGCCATCCGGGCCCACCTTCAAATCCGCGGGCCAGGCGATCTTGCAGTCCTCGACCATGGTCGGACCCGGCTGCAGTTTGTCCAGACACTGCTCCACGATCTTGACCGACTCCCACATCTCTTTGACGCGAATCATGTAGCGCCCGTAGGCATCACAGCCGTCATCGGTGATGACGTCGAAATCGCAGTTCTCGTAGCCGCAATACGGTTCGCTTTTGCGTAGGTCGTACGGCAAGCCCGTGGAACGCAGGATCGGACCGGTGATGCCCAGCGCCATGCAGCCCGCCAGGTCCAGGTAGCCCACGCCGTCGGTGCGGGCCTTCCAGATGGCGTTCTCGTTGAGAAGGTCGCCCATCTCGCGCAACGGCTGCCGCAATTGCGCCAGCGCTTCGGCGATTTCGTCCTTGGCACCCGGCGGCAGGTCTTGCGCCACGCCGCCGGGCCGGATGTAGGCGCTGTTCATCCGCAGGCCAGTGATCGATTCGAACAGCGTGAGCACGATCTCGCGGCCCCGGAACCCGACAAACATCGGAGTCATCGCGCCTAGTTCCATTCCGCCGGTTGCCAGTGCCACCAGATGGCTCGATATTCGGTTCAGCTCCATCATCATCACGCGAATGATGTTGGCGCGCTCGGGTATTTCGTCGGTGATGCCGAGCAGCTTCTCCACGCCCAGGCAGTACGCCGTCTCGTTGAAAAACGGTGACAGGTAATCCATCCGGGTCACAAACGTGACACCCTGATTCCAGCTTCGGAACTCAAGGTTCTTCTCAATGCCGGTGTGCAGGTAGCCAATACCACATTGCGCCGCGATTATTGTTTCGCCTTCGATTTCCAAGATCAGGCGCAAAACCCCATGGGTAGAAGGGTGTTGGGGTCCCATGTTGACCACAATCCGCCCGGTGGCGTGTTCTTGGGATGCCGCCACCACTTCGTCCCAATCGTGACCGGCGACGGCGACGATCGTGTCCTCGTCGACACCGTCACAGACTCGAATCTTGGAGGTAGTCATCAGTGGTAGGCCCTCCGCTCGTCGGGCGGGGGTATCTGCGCGCCCTTGTATTCGACCGGGATGCCGCCGAGTGGGTAGTCCTTGCGTTGCGGGTGGCCCTGCCAGTCGTCGGGCATCTCGATTCGGGTCAGCGCGGGGTGGCCGTCGAAGATGATCCCGAAGAAGTCGTATGTCTCGCGTTCGTGCCAGTCGTTGGTGGGGTAGATCCCGAACAGTGAGGGGATGTGCGGATCCTCGTCTGGCGCAGACACTTCCAGCCGCAGCCTGCGGTTGTGGGTGATCGACTGCAGCGGGTAGATGGCGTGCAGCTCCCGGCCGGTGTCGTGCGGGTAGTGCACACCGTTGACGCCCAGGCACAGTTCGAAGCGCAGTTCCGGTTCGTCGCGCAGGCGTTGGGCCACCTGCAGCAACCGATCCCGACTCACGTGCAGGGTGAGTTCACCGCGATCGACGACGACGCGTTCGATCGCGGCAGGATAGGCATGCTCGCCGAGCGCGGTAGCCAGCGCATCGACGAGCTTGTCGAAATAGCCGCCGTAGGGACGAGAAGCGTCTTCTGCCCGTGGGTTCGAAGGTAGCAATCGACCATATCCGGAGGTGTCGCCGCTACCTGCCACGCCGAACATGCCCCGGCTGCCGTCGTTGATCATTGTCGCAACAGACCTTTGAGCTCGTTGGTGGGCGTGGCGCCCAGTGCCGCCTGCTCGGCTTCAGCGACGGCCTGCTCCCGGTTTACGCCGAGCGGCATTTCCTGAATCTTCTCGTGCAGCTTGAGAATTGCGTACAAGAGCATCTCGGGACGAGGCGGGCAGCCGGGCAGGTAGATGTCCACCGGCACCACGTGGTCCACGCCCTGAACGATCGCATAGTTGTTGAACATCCCGCCGGACGACGCGCAGACACCCATGGCCAGCACCCATTTCGGTTCTGCCATCTGGTCGTAGATCTGGCGCAGCACCGGGGCCATCTTCTGGCTCACCCGCCCGGCCACGATCATCAGGTCGGCCTGGCGCGGTGTCGCCGAAAACCGCTCCATCCCAAACCGTGCGATGTCGAACCGTGGTCCGGCCGTTGCCATCATCTCGATCGCGCAACAGGCCAATCCGAATGTTGCCGGCCACAGCGAGTTCTTGCGGACGTACCCGGCGATCTTCTCGACAGTCCCGAGCAGGATGCCGGCGGGTAGCTGTTCTTCCAGGCCCACGGTTTTACCTCAATCCCATGTCAGGCCGCCGCGGCGCCACACGTAGGCGTAGGCCACGAAGACCGTGAGCATGAACACCACCATCTCTATCAACGCGAACACGCCGAAGCTGTCAAAGGCGACTGCCCAGGGATACAAGAACACGATTTCGATGTCGAACACGATAAAAAGCATTGCGGTCAGGTAATAGCGGATCGGAAACCGCTGAGACGGTCCTGCGCCTTGGTTGTGCGGCTCGATACCGCACTCGTAGGCTTCCAACTTGGCACGGTTATAGCGCTTTGGTCCGACGAATGCCGCGATGCCGAGTGAACCCACGCCGAAGGCGGCGGCGATCCCTCCGAGAACCAGGATGGGTATGTACGCGTTCAACCGTCGGGCCTTTCATGCCGTAGCTGGGTTCCACGCTGACGAATGACACGGCAGGATTGCACCCCGATTTGGGGGACGGGTAAGGGGATTCACTCCGATGGGGGCAATCGTTAGTATTGGCCGAGTGATTCGACACGGTAGCCGGACAGATGAGTGCGCTCGGCTACGAGTGCTGGTTTACAGCAGCAATGTGAGCGTCCGCAAGAGGGTGCGCCATGCTCTCGCCGCTACCCCTGACAGCCGTTTCCCAGCAATCGATTTCGTTGATTTCGCAACGCATTCTGCAGTCGCTTGTGAAATTAGGTCGGGGAGGGTCGACCTGATCATCGCGGATGGCGAGGCGTCGCCGGCGGGCGGAATCGGATTGGCCAAGCAACTCAAAGACGAACTGCCGCAATGCCCGCCGATCGCAGTCATTACCGCGCGAAGTCACGACACCTGGTTAGCCGTCTGGTCGGGAGCGGACGCAGTGGTATCGCGAGGCCTCGACCCTGTGGCATTGACGCAGGCGGTTGTGCCCCTGCTGTACGGGCGGCTGACCGCTGAGGTGGGTCGAAACGGTACCCGCGAGAGCGCTGGCGGAGTTTCAGAATGCTCAGCGCGCCAAAGGTCTTCAATTCGCAGCACGCGATGATGCTCGACCATGAGCCATGCGGTGCCGCCGGCAATGGCCATCGCTCCGACGATCCCCATGGTGAGCAACCACTCGGGGTGCCGGTAGGCGGCAGCGGCGACGCAGCCGATCAACGACATCACCCCCAGCGCGATGGATAGTAGACCGGGCCAGCAATAGATATCGATGAACGCTTCACCAGCATGTTGCTGGGTTGTGCGAAAATGGTCAATCGGATCGCGGCTGTCAGCCATGTTTTCTCCTAGGTAGATCTACCTGGAGGACTAGTCCGGGAACACGCGTGAGCCATCCCCCACATAGGTGTCCGGCCGGGTGGGGTCACTCCACTGGAGTCCAGCCGACTTCGCGATGGGCGAGTAGGTGGGAGATCAGCAGCTCCGTCGAACCCGTGCAGGGTGATTGGGTGACAATGTGCCAAGGCCGATCCAAAGGTGTTCCAGGTGCAACCAATTCGACTAGCGCGCCGGAATCGAGCTCGCGGCGCACTGCCTGGCGAGACACCAGCGTTACACCTAACCCCGCAACGGCAGCGGCGACTACGGCGCCGTGTGAACCCAGGACCATCT contains:
- a CDS encoding NADH-quinone oxidoreductase subunit A, translating into MNAYIPILVLGGIAAAFGVGSLGIAAFVGPKRYNRAKLEAYECGIEPHNQGAGPSQRFPIRYYLTAMLFIVFDIEIVFLYPWAVAFDSFGVFALIEMVVFMLTVFVAYAYVWRRGGLTWD
- a CDS encoding NADH-quinone oxidoreductase subunit C: MINDGSRGMFGVAGSGDTSGYGRLLPSNPRAEDASRPYGGYFDKLVDALATALGEHAYPAAIERVVVDRGELTLHVSRDRLLQVAQRLRDEPELRFELCLGVNGVHYPHDTGRELHAIYPLQSITHNRRLRLEVSAPDEDPHIPSLFGIYPTNDWHERETYDFFGIIFDGHPALTRIEMPDDWQGHPQRKDYPLGGIPVEYKGAQIPPPDERRAYH
- a CDS encoding NuoB/complex I 20 kDa subunit family protein is translated as MGLEEQLPAGILLGTVEKIAGYVRKNSLWPATFGLACCAIEMMATAGPRFDIARFGMERFSATPRQADLMIVAGRVSQKMAPVLRQIYDQMAEPKWVLAMGVCASSGGMFNNYAIVQGVDHVVPVDIYLPGCPPRPEMLLYAILKLHEKIQEMPLGVNREQAVAEAEQAALGATPTNELKGLLRQ
- the usfY gene encoding protein UsfY produces the protein MADSRDPIDHFRTTQQHAGEAFIDIYCWPGLLSIALGVMSLIGCVAAAAYRHPEWLLTMGIVGAMAIAGGTAWLMVEHHRVLRIEDLWRAEHSETPPALSRVPFRPTSAVSRPYSRGTTACVNATGSRPRDTTASAPDQTANQVS
- the nuoD gene encoding NADH dehydrogenase (quinone) subunit D encodes the protein MTTSKIRVCDGVDEDTIVAVAGHDWDEVVAASQEHATGRIVVNMGPQHPSTHGVLRLILEIEGETIIAAQCGIGYLHTGIEKNLEFRSWNQGVTFVTRMDYLSPFFNETAYCLGVEKLLGITDEIPERANIIRVMMMELNRISSHLVALATGGMELGAMTPMFVGFRGREIVLTLFESITGLRMNSAYIRPGGVAQDLPPGAKDEIAEALAQLRQPLREMGDLLNENAIWKARTDGVGYLDLAGCMALGITGPILRSTGLPYDLRKSEPYCGYENCDFDVITDDGCDAYGRYMIRVKEMWESVKIVEQCLDKLQPGPTMVEDCKIAWPADLKVGPDGMGNSPEHIAKIMGGSMEALIHHFKLVTEGIRVPAGQVYTAVESPRGELGVHMVSDGGTRPYRVHYRDPSFTNLQAVGAVCEGGMVADAIAALASIDPVMGGVDR